One Alkaliphilus sp. B6464 genomic window carries:
- the yqeB gene encoding selenium-dependent molybdenum cofactor biosynthesis protein YqeB, which yields MNIHHIIIIKGAGDLATGVAHKLFRSGFPIIMTEIKDPTCVRRNVSFANCIYEGKCEVEGIRAKKANNYEEVLEIISQNSIPVIIDKECNIKDYVRPLALVDAILAKTNTGTTRADAPLVIGLGPGLEAGTDVDIVIETNRGHNLGRLIFEGYAETDTGVPGEIGGYTLDRVLRTPAAGIIQSCKQLGESVKKGEVIALIGEVEVRAAIDGIIKGLIHNQSEVEKGMKIGDIDPRINIKTVNTISEKARCIAGGVLEAIMIYYTKENNFLK from the coding sequence ATGAACATACATCATATTATCATCATTAAGGGAGCTGGGGATTTGGCGACGGGGGTAGCACATAAGTTATTTAGAAGTGGTTTTCCTATAATTATGACAGAAATTAAAGACCCCACCTGCGTCAGAAGAAATGTATCCTTTGCTAATTGTATTTATGAAGGTAAATGCGAAGTAGAAGGAATAAGGGCTAAAAAGGCAAATAATTACGAGGAAGTACTGGAAATAATAAGTCAAAATAGTATTCCAGTTATTATAGATAAGGAATGCAATATAAAAGATTATGTAAGACCTTTAGCATTAGTAGATGCGATTTTAGCCAAAACAAATACAGGGACTACTAGAGCAGATGCGCCGCTTGTTATTGGTTTAGGACCAGGCCTTGAGGCTGGAACTGATGTAGATATAGTAATAGAAACTAATAGAGGCCATAACTTGGGGCGTTTAATTTTTGAAGGTTATGCTGAAACTGATACAGGGGTGCCTGGAGAAATCGGTGGATATACTTTGGATCGAGTACTTAGGACACCTGCTGCAGGCATAATCCAGAGTTGTAAGCAACTTGGTGAATCTGTAAAAAAAGGAGAAGTGATTGCTCTAATTGGAGAAGTAGAAGTGAGAGCAGCTATAGATGGAATTATTAAAGGACTTATACATAACCAAAGCGAAGTAGAAAAAGGAATGAAAATAGGAGACATTGATCCTAGAATTAACATTAAAACAGTAAATACAATATCAGAAAAGGCTAGATGTATTGCTGGTGGTGTGCTAGAGGCTATTATGATTTATTATACAAAAGAAAATAATTTTTTGAAATAA
- a CDS encoding methyl-accepting chemotaxis protein yields MIKLKEMILYAIFFIIGAIMSYGFTMKRNKRALKEIEKTIEEYGQGNVLYRINTAEGNGNYKSMANAFEHLHTMLKNWVFEFIRSSTVITASSKMVKEDAHNCMETINSLSHNVQSFAAGAQGVNSEILNFTALSQQLSVSITEVASISEKMNDKANATRKTVFNGSQAIEGAIKTIEEISHSLENSGDEIKRLNELMAEVQGIAGRINGIADQINLLSLNAAIEAARAGEHGKGFAVVAQEVRKLADESADAATEIGGIINGIIYQVGATLTHMELGIKQGRESEKIAVDARGHLQEITESIEDIVTSINGITQSIGENAKATEDMAENIEKIAAFSQETTATIYEIEDMMDAQKEFIEANVNSINELDNISRKLDVFGSGFDRMLGEYLIQLSEQFADDIVNNGIDQKKIKEFARKTGAVNFCVSDEDGLMHYASDDSVIGFRLPEDKNSQAYEFRKILGDKSLKISQRMQKRDVDSKYFKFVGVARKDQKGVVQAALALDDLEKFTLD; encoded by the coding sequence ATGATAAAACTTAAAGAAATGATCCTATATGCTATCTTCTTTATTATCGGAGCCATAATGTCATATGGATTTACGATGAAAAGAAACAAAAGAGCTTTAAAAGAAATTGAAAAGACCATAGAGGAATATGGTCAAGGGAATGTACTATATCGAATAAATACTGCAGAGGGAAATGGTAATTATAAAAGCATGGCAAATGCCTTTGAACATTTACATACAATGTTAAAAAATTGGGTTTTCGAATTTATTCGATCCTCCACAGTGATTACGGCTTCTTCGAAGATGGTAAAGGAAGATGCTCATAATTGTATGGAAACGATTAATAGTCTAAGTCATAATGTACAGTCATTTGCTGCTGGGGCACAGGGAGTAAATAGCGAAATTTTAAATTTTACGGCTCTATCTCAGCAACTATCAGTAAGCATTACTGAGGTAGCTAGCATTAGTGAGAAAATGAATGACAAGGCTAATGCGACGAGAAAAACAGTTTTTAATGGCAGCCAGGCTATTGAAGGGGCTATTAAAACTATAGAGGAAATAAGCCATTCTCTAGAAAACTCAGGGGATGAAATTAAAAGGCTAAATGAATTGATGGCTGAAGTTCAAGGAATCGCAGGGAGAATCAATGGAATTGCAGATCAAATCAATCTTTTGTCTCTTAATGCTGCCATTGAAGCTGCTAGAGCAGGAGAGCATGGAAAAGGATTTGCAGTAGTAGCGCAAGAAGTCAGAAAGTTGGCTGATGAAAGTGCGGATGCAGCTACAGAAATTGGAGGAATTATTAATGGCATAATTTATCAAGTAGGGGCTACTTTAACCCACATGGAATTAGGTATTAAACAAGGACGAGAAAGTGAAAAAATTGCCGTAGATGCTCGTGGACACCTTCAAGAAATTACAGAATCAATAGAAGATATAGTAACCTCAATAAACGGAATTACTCAAAGTATAGGAGAAAATGCTAAGGCAACAGAAGATATGGCAGAAAATATTGAAAAAATTGCAGCCTTTTCCCAGGAAACAACAGCCACTATTTATGAAATTGAGGATATGATGGATGCACAAAAAGAATTTATCGAAGCAAACGTTAACAGTATTAATGAGCTAGATAACATTAGTAGAAAACTAGATGTATTCGGCAGCGGATTTGATCGAATGTTAGGGGAATATCTAATTCAACTAAGTGAACAATTTGCTGATGATATTGTAAACAATGGAATAGATCAAAAGAAGATCAAAGAGTTTGCTCGAAAAACTGGAGCGGTGAATTTTTGTGTTAGTGACGAAGATGGACTGATGCATTATGCCTCCGATGATTCTGTGATAGGATTTAGATTACCTGAGGATAAGAATAGTCAAGCCTACGAGTTTAGAAAAATCTTAGGAGATAAATCTCTAAAGATATCCCAACGAATGCAAAAGAGAGATGTTGATTCAAAATACTTTAAGTTTGTTGGTGTGGCCAGAAAAGATCAAAAAGGAGTTGTACAAGCAGCCTTAGCATTAGATGATTTAGAGAAGTTTACATTAGATTAG
- a CDS encoding CaiB/BaiF CoA transferase family protein: protein MNQALEGIKVLDLTRVLAGPYATMILADLGADVIKIEMPNIGDDSRQFGPFVGEESAYFMSLNRNKRSITLNLKSETAKGLFVEMIKEADVVVENFRPGTMEKLGLGYDELKKINPRIIYAASSGFGHTGPYSKRAAYDGVVQAMGGIMSITGEKNGKPTRVGPSIGDIAAGMFTSIGILAALQYRNVTGVGQKVDVAMLDCQVAILENAISRYVVTGEIPNPAGNRHSSIVPFEPFETVDGEIMIAAGNDTLWTKLCEVMERRDLADHEFFKTNLLRNTNYDILRPMIAEAIKTKTTYEWQEILDRVGVPNGPINTVDKVLQDPQVIAREMIVEIEHPVAGRLKMPGVPVKLSETPGSIRRPAPLLGQHTEEILKEILGFTNEKIDELMKENIF, encoded by the coding sequence ATGAATCAGGCATTAGAAGGTATAAAGGTTTTGGATTTAACTAGAGTATTGGCAGGACCGTACGCTACCATGATACTAGCAGATCTAGGAGCTGATGTTATTAAAATTGAAATGCCCAATATAGGAGATGATTCAAGACAATTTGGTCCATTTGTTGGTGAAGAAAGTGCATATTTTATGAGTTTAAATCGTAATAAAAGAAGCATTACGCTGAATCTAAAATCTGAAACTGCTAAAGGCTTATTTGTAGAAATGATTAAAGAAGCTGATGTGGTAGTAGAGAATTTTAGACCAGGGACAATGGAAAAGCTTGGATTAGGTTATGATGAATTAAAAAAGATTAATCCAAGAATCATATATGCTGCTTCCTCTGGATTTGGTCACACAGGCCCATACAGTAAACGTGCTGCTTATGATGGTGTAGTACAAGCTATGGGTGGAATCATGAGTATTACGGGTGAAAAAAATGGTAAACCCACAAGAGTAGGTCCATCTATTGGAGATATTGCAGCAGGTATGTTTACTTCAATAGGAATACTAGCGGCACTACAATATCGAAATGTCACAGGGGTAGGACAAAAAGTAGATGTAGCAATGTTAGACTGTCAAGTGGCTATATTAGAAAATGCTATTTCAAGATATGTAGTTACTGGTGAAATACCAAATCCGGCTGGAAACCGACACTCCTCTATTGTTCCATTTGAGCCTTTCGAGACAGTTGATGGAGAAATTATGATTGCAGCAGGAAATGATACTCTTTGGACTAAGCTTTGTGAAGTGATGGAAAGAAGAGATTTAGCAGATCATGAATTCTTCAAAACTAATTTATTAAGAAATACTAACTACGATATACTACGTCCAATGATTGCCGAAGCAATTAAAACAAAAACTACATATGAATGGCAAGAAATTTTAGATAGGGTTGGGGTTCCAAATGGTCCGATAAATACAGTAGATAAGGTACTGCAAGATCCTCAAGTAATAGCTAGGGAAATGATTGTAGAAATTGAACATCCTGTAGCTGGAAGATTAAAAATGCCAGGAGTTCCTGTAAAATTAAGTGAAACCCCTGGAAGTATAAGAAGACCTGCACCATTATTGGGTCAGCATACAGAGGAAATCTTAAAAGAAATACTAGGATTCACAAATGAAAAAATTGACGAACTAATGAAGGAGAACATATTTTAA
- the arcC gene encoding carbamate kinase — MRKEKIVIALGGNALEKEGIPATAESQLETIRETVRYIVDIIEDGYQVIVAHGNGPQVGRIVLQNEGAAHLTPSLPFDVCGAMSQGYIGYHIQQGIKNEFKRRGKDNGVISVVTQVVVDQNDPGFKNPTKPIGPFYSEEEARKLEIEKGYNVVEDAGRGYRRVVASPKPLQIVELDGIKTLIDTGLTVITVGGGGIPVIKRHDGTLEGVAAVIDKDLASEKLAKDLDADVLFILTAVEQVAINFNKPNEKWLSELTIAEAEKYITEGHFAPGSMLPKVMAAVDFAKGRPGKKAIITSLEGALRALQGETGTVIIDR; from the coding sequence ATGAGAAAAGAAAAAATTGTAATTGCTCTGGGAGGAAATGCTTTAGAAAAGGAAGGGATTCCAGCTACGGCGGAATCCCAATTAGAAACCATAAGAGAAACAGTTAGATATATAGTTGATATTATAGAAGATGGATATCAAGTAATAGTAGCTCATGGAAATGGACCTCAGGTTGGAAGAATTGTACTTCAAAATGAAGGAGCAGCTCACCTAACACCAAGTCTACCATTCGATGTATGTGGCGCTATGTCTCAAGGATATATAGGTTATCATATTCAGCAAGGAATAAAAAATGAATTTAAAAGAAGAGGTAAAGACAACGGAGTAATTAGTGTAGTTACACAAGTGGTTGTAGATCAAAATGACCCAGGGTTTAAAAACCCAACAAAGCCAATTGGGCCTTTTTATAGTGAAGAAGAAGCAAGAAAGCTGGAGATAGAAAAGGGATATAATGTGGTAGAAGATGCAGGACGAGGCTATAGAAGAGTGGTAGCATCTCCTAAGCCATTACAAATTGTAGAGTTGGATGGAATCAAAACATTAATTGATACTGGACTTACAGTCATTACCGTTGGAGGTGGGGGAATTCCTGTTATTAAAAGGCATGATGGCACCTTAGAAGGGGTTGCAGCAGTAATCGATAAGGATCTAGCTTCTGAAAAGTTAGCAAAAGATTTAGATGCGGATGTTCTATTTATTCTAACGGCGGTAGAACAAGTAGCTATTAATTTTAATAAGCCAAATGAAAAGTGGTTAAGTGAATTAACCATAGCTGAGGCAGAAAAGTATATAACTGAGGGTCATTTTGCCCCAGGCTCAATGTTACCTAAAGTAATGGCAGCTGTAGATTTTGCAAAGGGAAGACCGGGTAAGAAGGCTATTATCACTTCTTTAGAAGGGGCATTACGAGCGCTACAAGGTGAGACGGGCACTGTGATTATTGATAGATAG